The proteins below come from a single Stomoxys calcitrans chromosome 1, idStoCalc2.1, whole genome shotgun sequence genomic window:
- the LOC106092179 gene encoding E3 ubiquitin-protein ligase sina, translated as MSNKINKIKREIPTVTATGNSNASNTSANTSSSSSSSLSSAGGGDVGMSTDLTSLFECPVCFDYVLPPILQCSSGHLVCVSCRSKLTCCPTCRGPLANIRNLAMEKVASNVKFPCKHSGYGCTASLLYTEKTEHEETCECRPYLCPCPGASCKWQGPLDLVMQHLMMSHKSITTLQGEDIVFLATDINLPGAVDWVMMQSCFGHHFMLVLEKQEKYDGHQQFFAIVQLIGSRKEAENFVYRLELNGNRRRLTWEAMPRSIHEGVASAIHNSDCLVFDTSIAQLFADNGNLGINVTISIV; from the coding sequence AtgtctaataaaataaataaaataaagcgtGAAATACCAACAGTAACAGCAACTGGCAACAGCAACGCCAGCAACACATCGGCCAACACATCATCGTCATCTAGCTCATCGCTATCGTCCGCAGGGGGCGGTGATGTCGGTATGTCTACCGATCTAACGTCGCTGTTTGAATGTCCCGTATGCTTTGATTATGTCTTGCCACCAATACTGCAATGTTCTAGTGGTCATTTGGTCTGTGTCTCGTGCCGTTCGAAGCTTACCTGCTGCCCAACATGTCGTGGTCCGCTGGCCAATATCCGCAACCTGGCCATGGAGAAAGTGGCTTCAAATGTCAAGTTTCCTTGCAAGCATTCGGGCTACGGCTGCACTGCCTCCCTACTATATACTGAAAAAACCGAACATGAAGAGACCTGCGAATGCCGACCATACTTGTGTCCATGCCCAGGTGCCTCGTGTAAATGGCAAGGACCACTTGATCTAGTCATGCAACACCTAATGATGTCCCACAAAAGTATTACCACACTACAGGGTGAAGACATCGTCTTTTTAGCAACAGACATCAATCTACCAGGCGCCGTTGATTGGGTAATGATGCAGTCGTGCTTCGGTCACCACTTTATGCTGGTACTCGAAAAGCAAGAGAAGTACGATGGCCATCAGCAGTTCTTCGCCATCGTTCAACTCATCGGGTCACGAAAGGAGGCCGAAAATTTCGTGTATCGCTTGGAATTGAATGGCAATCGACGACGTTTAACCTGGGAAGCAATGCCCCGCTCCATACACGAGGGTGTGGCCTCAGCCATTCATAACTCCGATTGTTTGGTGTTTGACACATCAATTGCACAACTGTTTGCGGACAATGGTAATTTGGGCATAAATGTCACCATCTCCATTGTATAA